The proteins below come from a single Panicum hallii strain FIL2 chromosome 7, PHallii_v3.1, whole genome shotgun sequence genomic window:
- the LOC112899933 gene encoding momilactone A synthase-like isoform X1 produces the protein MCGGLIITKVVNELAGRFFALLWLVSIFHFIASNCVEASSEIILAKVGSEMTIPSSPTGGKAVSSTLKLEGKVALITGGASGIGECTARLFVRHGARVVVADIQDERGGRLCAELGAGAASYVHCDVTVEADVAAAVDHAVARFGGLDVMFNNAGIGGAACHSIRESTKEDFERVLSVNLVGPFLGTKHAARVMVPAGRGGCIIGTSSLASAVAGAASHAYTCAKRALVALTENAAAELGRHGIRVNCVSPAAAATPLATGYVGLEGEAFEQAMEAVANLKGVRLRVADIAAAVLYLASDDARYISGHNLLLDGGFSIVNPSFGIFKD, from the exons TTTCATCGCAAGCAATTGTGTTGAAGCATCATCCGAAATAATACTTGCAAAGGTTGGATCTGAGATGACCATACCATCCTCTCCCACTGGAGGCAAAGCCGTGTCCTCGACTTTGAA GCTGGAGGGGAAGGTGGCGCTGATCACCGGCGGGGCGAGCGGCATCGGGGAGTGCACGGCGCGGCTCTTCGTGAGGCACGGCGCGCGCGTCGTGGTGGCCGACATCCAGGACGAGCGCGGCGGCCGCCTCTGCGCGGAgctgggcgccggcgccgccagcTACGTGCACTGCGACGTCACCGTCGAGGccgacgtcgcggcggccgTGGACCACGCCGTGGCGCGCTTCGGCGGGCTGGACGTCATGTTCAACAACGCCGGCatcggcggcgcggcgtgccaCAGCATCCGGGAGAGCACCAAGGAGGACTTCGAGCGCGTGCTGTCCGTCAACCTCGTGGGTCCCTTCCTCGGCACCAAGCACGCCGCGCGGGTCATGGTGCCCGCGGGCCGCGGCGGGTGCATCATCGGGACGTCCAGCCTGGCGTCGGCGGTCGCCGGCGCCGCGTCGCACGCGTACACATGCGCCAAGCGCGCGCTGGTGGCGCTGACGGAGaacgcggcggcggagctgggcAGGCACGGGATCCGGGTCAACTGCGTCtcgcccgccgcggcggccacgCCGCTGGCCACGGGGTACGTGGGCCTGGAGGGGGAGGCGTTCGAGCAGGCCATGGAGGCAGTGGCAAACCTCAAGGGCGTGCGCCTGCGCGTGGCGgacatcgccgccgccgtgctctaCCTCGCCAGCGACGACGCACGGTACATCAGTGGGCACAACCTGCTCCTCGACGGTGGCTTCTCCATCGTCAACCCGTCGTTCGGGATCTTCAAAGACTGA
- the LOC112899933 gene encoding momilactone A synthase-like isoform X2, whose translation MATSSDQVPAAERKLEGKVALITGGASGIGECTARLFVRHGARVVVADIQDERGGRLCAELGAGAASYVHCDVTVEADVAAAVDHAVARFGGLDVMFNNAGIGGAACHSIRESTKEDFERVLSVNLVGPFLGTKHAARVMVPAGRGGCIIGTSSLASAVAGAASHAYTCAKRALVALTENAAAELGRHGIRVNCVSPAAAATPLATGYVGLEGEAFEQAMEAVANLKGVRLRVADIAAAVLYLASDDARYISGHNLLLDGGFSIVNPSFGIFKD comes from the exons ATGGCAACCAGCTCCGATCAAGTTCCTGCCGCTGAAAGGAA GCTGGAGGGGAAGGTGGCGCTGATCACCGGCGGGGCGAGCGGCATCGGGGAGTGCACGGCGCGGCTCTTCGTGAGGCACGGCGCGCGCGTCGTGGTGGCCGACATCCAGGACGAGCGCGGCGGCCGCCTCTGCGCGGAgctgggcgccggcgccgccagcTACGTGCACTGCGACGTCACCGTCGAGGccgacgtcgcggcggccgTGGACCACGCCGTGGCGCGCTTCGGCGGGCTGGACGTCATGTTCAACAACGCCGGCatcggcggcgcggcgtgccaCAGCATCCGGGAGAGCACCAAGGAGGACTTCGAGCGCGTGCTGTCCGTCAACCTCGTGGGTCCCTTCCTCGGCACCAAGCACGCCGCGCGGGTCATGGTGCCCGCGGGCCGCGGCGGGTGCATCATCGGGACGTCCAGCCTGGCGTCGGCGGTCGCCGGCGCCGCGTCGCACGCGTACACATGCGCCAAGCGCGCGCTGGTGGCGCTGACGGAGaacgcggcggcggagctgggcAGGCACGGGATCCGGGTCAACTGCGTCtcgcccgccgcggcggccacgCCGCTGGCCACGGGGTACGTGGGCCTGGAGGGGGAGGCGTTCGAGCAGGCCATGGAGGCAGTGGCAAACCTCAAGGGCGTGCGCCTGCGCGTGGCGgacatcgccgccgccgtgctctaCCTCGCCAGCGACGACGCACGGTACATCAGTGGGCACAACCTGCTCCTCGACGGTGGCTTCTCCATCGTCAACCCGTCGTTCGGGATCTTCAAAGACTGA